Proteins from a single region of Eucalyptus grandis chloroplast, complete genome:
- the ycf3 gene encoding hypothetical chloroplast RF34 → MPRSRINGNFIDKTFSIVANILLRIIPTTSGEKEAFTYYRDGMSAQSEGNYAEALQNYYEAMRLEIDPYDRSYILYNIGLIHTSNGEHTKALEYYFRALERNPFLPQAFNNMAVICHYRGEQAIRQGDSEIAEAWFDQAAEYWKQAIALTPGNYIEAQNWLKITRRFE, encoded by the exons ATGCCTAGATCGAGGATAAATGGAAATTTTATTGATAAGACCTTTTCAATTGTAGCCAATATCTTATTACGAATAATTCCGACAACTTCAGGAGAAAAAGAGGCATTTACCTATTACAGAGATG GGATGTCGGCTCAATCCGAAGGAAATTATGCGGAAGCTTTACAGAATTATTATGAAGCTATGCGACTAGAAATTGATCCCTATGATCGAAGCTATATACTCTATAACATAGGCCTTATCCATACAAGTAACGGAGAACATACGAAAGCTTTGGAATATTATTTTCGGGCACTAGAACGAAACCCGTTTTTACCACAAGCTTTTAATAATATGGCTGTGATCTGTCATTAC CGGGGAGAGCAGGCCATTCGACAGGGGGATTCTGAAATTGCGGAGGCTTGGTTCGATCAAGCCGCTGAGTATTGGAAACAAGCTATAGCGCTTACTCCTGGTAATTATATTGAAGCGCAGAATTGGTTGAAGATCACGAGACGTTTCGAATAA
- the rps4 gene encoding ribosomal protein S4, with the protein MSRYRGPRFKKIRRLGALPGLTSKRPRAGSDLRNQSRSGKKSQYRIRLEEKQKLRFHYGLTERQLLKYVRIAGKAKGSTGQVLLQLLEMRLDNILFRLGMASTIPQARQLVNHRHILVNGCIVDIPSYRCKPRDIITARDDQKSRAMIQNYFDSSPHEEVPKHLTLHPFQYKGLVNQIIDSKWIGLKINELLVVEYYSRQT; encoded by the coding sequence ATGTCGCGTTACCGAGGGCCTCGTTTCAAAAAAATACGCCGTCTTGGGGCTTTACCAGGACTAACTAGTAAAAGGCCTAGAGCCGGAAGCGATCTTAGAAACCAATCGCGCTCTGGGAAAAAATCTCAATATCGTATTCGTTTAGAAGAAAAACAAAAATTGCGTTTTCATTATGGTCTTACAGAACGACAATTACTTAAATACGTTCGTATCGCCGGAAAAGCAAAAGGGTCAACAGGTCAGGTTTTACTACAATTACTTGAAATGCGTTTGGATAACATCCTTTTCCGATTGGGTATGGCTTCGACTATTCCTCAAGCCCGCCAATTAGTTAACCATAGACATATTTTAGTTAATGGCTGTATAGTAGATATACCAAGTTATCGCTGCAAACCACGAGATATTATTACGGCGAGGGATGATCAAAAATCGAGAGCTATGATTCAAAATTATTTTGATTCATCCCCCCATGAGGAAGTGCCAAAACATTTGACTCTTCACCCATTTCAATATAAAGGATTAGTCAATCAAATAATCGATAGTAAATGGATCGGTTTGAAAATAAATGAATTGCTAGTCGTAGAATATTATTCTCGTCAGACTTAA